In Pseudomonas sp. Leaf58, one DNA window encodes the following:
- a CDS encoding DUF58 domain-containing protein, whose amino-acid sequence MPTTPLAEPGIRTGLAELIDMRHRVREIQLFSRPGQRSPLVGLHHSKLRGRGVDFDQVRVYQAGDDVRNIDWRVTARTQEPHTKLFHEERERPIFILVEQSQRLFFGSGLMFKSVLAAHAAALFGWAALGHNDRIGGLVFGDNEHHEIKPRRSKQSLLQLLNRLAKVNQALHTEATPGADSLGLALRRAREVLRPGSLAIVICDERSLTAQVEQHLAMLSRHCDLLLLPVSDPLDHALPAAGLLRFAQRSAQLELDTLDANLRQAYRQQAEARIERWELMAQKLRVLLMPLSTQSEMIEQLREYLNAQRPRSAS is encoded by the coding sequence ATGCCCACCACGCCGTTGGCCGAACCTGGCATCCGCACCGGCCTTGCCGAGCTGATCGACATGCGCCACCGCGTGCGTGAAATTCAGCTGTTTTCCCGGCCCGGCCAGCGCAGCCCGCTGGTGGGCCTGCACCACTCCAAACTGCGCGGGCGCGGCGTGGACTTCGACCAGGTGCGGGTGTACCAGGCCGGCGACGATGTGCGCAACATCGACTGGCGCGTCACCGCGCGCACCCAGGAGCCGCACACCAAGCTGTTCCACGAAGAACGCGAACGGCCGATCTTCATCCTCGTCGAACAAAGCCAACGGCTGTTCTTCGGCTCGGGGCTGATGTTCAAGTCGGTGCTCGCAGCGCATGCCGCCGCGCTGTTCGGTTGGGCCGCACTGGGCCATAACGACCGCATCGGCGGGCTGGTGTTCGGTGACAACGAGCACCACGAAATCAAACCCCGGCGTAGCAAGCAGAGCCTGCTGCAACTGCTCAACCGCCTGGCCAAGGTCAACCAGGCCCTGCACACCGAGGCCACGCCTGGGGCCGACAGCCTCGGCCTGGCCCTGCGCCGCGCCCGCGAAGTGCTGCGCCCGGGCAGCCTGGCCATCGTGATCTGCGACGAACGCTCGCTCACCGCCCAGGTGGAACAGCACCTGGCCATGCTCTCGCGTCATTGCGACCTGTTGTTGCTGCCGGTTTCCGACCCACTGGACCACGCCCTGCCCGCCGCCGGCCTGTTGCGTTTTGCCCAGCGCAGCGCGCAACTGGAGCTCGACACCCTGGATGCCAACCTGCGCCAGGCCTACCGCCAGCAGGCCGAAGCGCGCATCGAACGCTGGGAGCTGATGGCGCAAAAGCTGCGTGTGCTGCTGATGCCACTGAGCACGCAAAGCGAAATGATCGAGCAACTGCGTGAGTACCTCAACGCCCAGCGGCCGCGGAGCGCGTCATGA